A single region of the Triticum dicoccoides isolate Atlit2015 ecotype Zavitan chromosome 2B, WEW_v2.0, whole genome shotgun sequence genome encodes:
- the LOC119365432 gene encoding protein starmaker-like: MYNGIGLQTARGSGTNGYVQTNKFFIRPRTDGSAKAPLHNYDDEDPDRLKGLGGMRKPNKEILEHDRRRQVELRLVELRDTLEEQGYTEGEIEERVEEARKEAELEAAAAAVAAEAGGRAGGGGPAARPGEGFTGTQSHHVAARKEKQLETLRAALGLEAEVGQKNAEVDSDPESGELVPGKESEEMDVDVQNDRKASKDGKKHAKKGKKEKGSDRKSQSRSSRKSKHGYDSEDDSESDHDEIKGKKYIKKSFLDRDVDSKIVHKKAKQGKGTRHDSEADSDSDHGKKAKHTKSNRDEGKKGPVKSSRHDSKDEKPRRSKYKDDSYSDSESDVSYSDSESDYDRKKKKSSHHGSKDDKQAPKSKEKEASLVKNVDKRKRHDSDPDGSAHDRKIHLDAAVARKDHSRDKPKIDPRSDEYKNKRPVKTSRHDSEDEKPHGKVPRKEKYAESETDSERYTSEKKKPAKSSVHVSKVDKEAPKHKEKEGKTSKNVDKRTRHDSDSDSDSDGWQRHPETNVKKIVEEKKRVISSSESSFYSSSSSESDVSDESRENRKSDRGLKSGNGQSHAKRASYKNELEERKKGQDGRRKEERMEQEKQKQREEERKELEKQKCLEEERKELERQKRLEGERKELEKQKQRAKEEETLKEKEHERRKGEHGVERDSKRKVGEDRYDPNSNRLSDDENRDRKTREDYGRQKTADSDRYDPNSNRYSDDENRDRKRHEEYGRHRARYSDSHDSKRSRYDDSYNHSRRDYEERYSRDEHRDRRHR; the protein is encoded by the exons ATGTACAACGGCATCGGGCTGCAGACCGCGCGCGGGTCCGGCACGAATGGGTACGTGCAGACCAACAAGTTCTTCATCCGCCCCCGGACCGACGGGTCCGCCAAGGCGCCGCTCCACAACTACGACGACGAAGACCCCGACCGCCTCAAGGGCCTCGGCGGGATGCGGAAGCCCAACAAGGAGATCCTGGAGCACGACCGGAGGCGGCAGGTGGAGCTGCGGCTGGTCGAGCTGAGGGACACCCTCGAGGAGCAGGGCTACACCGAGGGTGAGATCGAGGAGCGCGTCGAGGAGGCGCGCAAGGAGGCCGAGCTGGAGGCAGCTGCTGCTGCCGTGGCCGCGGAGGCGGGTGGTCGCGCAGGCGGCGGGGGGCCAGCAGCGAGGCCGGGCGAAGG GTTCACGGGCACACAGAGCCACCATGTCGCAGCACGGAAGGAGAAGCAGCTTGAGACGCTGAGGGCTGCTCTTGGGCTAGAAGCTGAGGTTGGGCAGAAGAACGCTGAAGTAGACAGTGATCCTGAGTCTGGGGAGCTTGTACCTGGGAAGGAGTCTGAAGAGATGGATGTTGATGTTCAGAACGATAGGAAGGCTTCAAAGGATGGTAAGAAGCATGCAAAGAAGGGAAAGAAGGAAAAAGGGAGTGATAGGAAGAGTCAGAGCAGAAGTTCGAGGAAGAGTAAGCACGGGTATGATTCAGAAGATGATTCTGAGTCTGACCATGATGAGATAAAGGGAAAGAAATACATAAAGAAATCCTTCTTAGATAGAGATGTTGATTCTAAGATTGTTCATAAGAAGGCAAAACAGGGAAAAGGTACACGCCATGATTCTGAGGCTGATTCAGACAGTGATCATGGCAAGAAGGCAAAACACACGAAAAGCAATCGTGACGAGGGAAAGAAGGGGCCTGTGAAGAGTTCTCGTCATGACTCTAAAGATGAGAAGCCCAGAAGAAGCAAGTACAAGGATGATTCGTACAGTGACTCGGAGAGTGATGTCTCGTACAGTGATTCAGAGAGCGACTATGATCGAAAAAAGAAAAAATCCTCTCACCATGGTTCTAAAGATGATAAACAGGCACCAAAAAGCAAAGAGAAGGAAGCCAGTTTGGTTAAGAATGTTGATAAGCGCAAGAGACATGATTCTGATCCGGATGGTTCTGCTCATGATAGGAAAATACACCTTGATGCAGCTGTTGCTAGGAAGGATCATTCCCGTGATAAACCGAAGATTGACCCAAGGAGTGATGAATATAAAAACAAAAGGCCTGTGAAGACTTCTCGCCATGACTCTGAAGATGAGAAGCCACACGGCAAGGTCCCTCGGAAGGAAAAGTATGCTGAATCAGAGACTGACTCAGAGAGGTATACCAGTGAAAAGAAGAAGCCTGCAAAATCCTCTGTCCATGTCTCTAAAGTTGATAAGGAAGCACCAAAACATAAAGAGAAGGAAGGGAAGACTAGTAAAAATGTTGATAAGCGCACGAGgcatgattctgattctgattctgattcggATGGATGGCAAAGACACCCTGAGACAAACGTAAAAAAGATTGTGGAAGAGAAAAAAAGGGTGATTAGCTCAAGTGAGAGTTCAttttacagcagcagcagcagtgaatcAGATGTGAGCGATGAAAGCCGTGAGAACAGGAAATCTGACAGAGGGTTGAAAAGTGGTAATGGCCAGAGCCATGCTAAAAGGGCTTCTTACAAGAATGAGTtagaggaaaggaaaaagggtcaagatgggagaaggaaggaagagagaaTGGAGCAGGAGAAACAAAAACAGAGGGAAGAAGAGAGGAAAGAGTTGGAGAAACAAAAATGTCtggaggaagagaggaaagagttgGAGAGGCAAAAACgtctggagggagagaggaaggagctGGAGAAGCAAAAGCAGAGGGCGAAGGAGGAAGAGACACTGAAAGAGAAGGAACATGAGCGGAGGAAAGGTGAGCATGGTGTGGAAAGGGACAGCAAAAGAAAGGTTGGAGAAGATAGGTACGACCCAAATTCAAACAGACTCAGCGATGATGAAAATAGGGACCGAAAGACGCGTGAAGATTATGGTCGACAGAAAACTGCAGATTCAGATAGGTATGACCCAAATTCAAACAGATATAGTGATGATGAAAACAGGGACCGGAAGAGGCATGAAGAGTACGGTCGACACAGAGCTAGATATTCAGATAGCCATGATTCAAAGAGGTCTAGATATGATGACTCTTATAACCACTCGAGGAGGGATTATGAAGAGCGCTATTCTAGAGATGAGCACAGAGACAGGAGGCATCGTTGA